In a single window of the Limnochorda sp. L945t genome:
- a CDS encoding glycoside hydrolase family 10 protein: MMRGGRRCAARLAAAIVLAGALVAGAGPARGAAPAAGGDEQPSPAAVEMRGIWVDNGTLARLGGPEGIGRLMRQVRQAGFNSVLVETIYRGNTLFPGPYQDPRFARWEQDPLEAVIREARAQGLFVHAWVWALAAGIYGRPGPLLADHPEWADRNLAGSAYSGLPTAVGWLDPSRPEVREWIAEQAAMLAHRYGVDGIHLDYARYNDDLHDPFGYTPHAQQAFRAETGLDLAGRAPRALPPPVRRAWAAWREDQVTAVVAAVRDALDRAGSRALLSAAVMPDLGQARLVHLQDWRRWLADGLVDLVMPMAYTSSGANLEDILDGLDGSLDAIRAWRDPGPLRRAIVPGLALFAARPDTIAASVDAVRRRGFGGVVAFSTAYLSLPLQQALAEQAFKEAAAPPSPQASLRKRWAAMDPLPPQPVPETPPVSYAATGAPGTTNLARDATVSVDSSFRGYGPEALHDGQRNDVLEVGRWGEVAWASAERPADHWIVLRWPTPRAIHQVDVYWALDRGRFFSSTRLRIEVYDDASEKWRLVWEYQGLPTHEVSRTSVSFAPVTTSGLRLWQPEGGGPLGRPGLMWVAEVEVYGPPATEEAARGTP; this comes from the coding sequence ATGATGCGCGGCGGGCGCCGGTGCGCGGCCCGGCTGGCGGCGGCGATCGTCCTGGCAGGAGCGCTCGTGGCGGGGGCAGGGCCCGCACGGGGGGCGGCGCCGGCTGCAGGGGGCGATGAGCAGCCGTCCCCGGCGGCCGTGGAGATGCGGGGCATCTGGGTGGACAACGGGACGCTCGCGCGGCTCGGAGGGCCCGAGGGGATCGGGCGCCTGATGCGCCAGGTGCGGCAGGCAGGGTTCAACAGCGTGCTGGTGGAGACCATTTACCGAGGCAACACGTTGTTTCCCGGGCCGTACCAGGATCCCCGGTTCGCCCGGTGGGAGCAGGATCCGCTGGAGGCCGTGATCCGGGAGGCCCGTGCCCAGGGTCTGTTCGTGCACGCGTGGGTGTGGGCCCTGGCCGCGGGGATTTACGGCCGGCCGGGTCCGCTTCTGGCCGATCATCCAGAGTGGGCGGACCGCAACCTTGCAGGCAGTGCGTACTCCGGCCTCCCGACGGCCGTCGGATGGCTGGATCCGTCTCGCCCCGAGGTGCGGGAATGGATCGCAGAGCAGGCAGCCATGCTCGCACACCGCTACGGGGTCGACGGCATCCACCTCGACTACGCCCGCTATAACGACGACCTCCACGACCCCTTCGGATACACGCCCCACGCGCAGCAGGCCTTCCGCGCCGAGACGGGCCTCGATCTGGCAGGGAGGGCCCCTCGGGCGCTGCCCCCTCCCGTGAGGCGGGCCTGGGCCGCGTGGCGGGAAGACCAGGTCACGGCCGTCGTGGCCGCCGTCCGGGACGCCCTCGACCGGGCAGGGAGCCGGGCGCTGCTCTCGGCGGCAGTCATGCCCGACCTCGGCCAGGCCCGGCTGGTCCACCTGCAGGATTGGCGCCGGTGGCTGGCCGACGGGCTGGTCGACCTCGTGATGCCGATGGCGTACACTTCGTCGGGCGCCAACCTGGAGGACATCCTCGACGGCCTGGACGGGAGCCTGGACGCCATCCGGGCCTGGCGGGATCCCGGGCCCCTTCGCCGCGCGATCGTGCCCGGGCTGGCCTTGTTCGCGGCGCGCCCGGACACGATCGCAGCCAGCGTCGACGCGGTTCGACGCCGCGGCTTCGGGGGCGTGGTGGCATTCAGCACGGCCTACCTCAGCCTTCCTCTGCAACAGGCGCTGGCGGAGCAGGCGTTCAAGGAGGCGGCCGCGCCTCCTTCCCCGCAGGCGAGCCTGCGCAAGCGGTGGGCGGCCATGGATCCCTTGCCGCCGCAGCCGGTCCCCGAGACGCCCCCGGTCTCGTACGCGGCGACAGGCGCTCCGGGCACCACCAACCTGGCCCGGGACGCCACGGTGTCTGTCGACTCGTCGTTCCGGGGATACGGTCCGGAGGCGCTCCATGACGGGCAGCGCAACGACGTCCTCGAGGTGGGGCGCTGGGGAGAAGTCGCATGGGCATCCGCGGAGCGCCCCGCCGACCACTGGATCGTCCTGCGCTGGCCGACCCCGCGGGCCATCCACCAGGTCGACGTCTACTGGGCCCTCGACCGCGGCCGCTTCTTCTCGTCGACCCGCCTGCGGATCGAGGTCTACGACGACGCGTCCGAAAAGTGGCGGCTCGTCTGGGAGTACCAGGGCCTGCCCACCCACGAGGTGAGCCGGACGAGCGTGAGCTTCGCCCCCGTCACCACTTCGGGCCTGCGCCTGTGGCAACCGGAAGGCGGCGGGCCGCTCGGGCGCCCCGGCCTCATGTGGGTGGCAGAGGTCGAGGTCTACGGGCCCCCGGCGACCGAAGAGGCCGCCAGGGGGACCCCGTGA
- a CDS encoding cysteine hydrolase family protein, which produces MSARTVEVPEYTVTPRVELDPERTALVVVDMQNDFCRPEGKLFVPDAPRTVGAIARLLELARSHHMPVFFTQDWHRPGDPEFAIWGEHVLEDTWGARIIDELAPRPGERVIRKVRYDAFYGTSLDHDLRLAGADTLIICGTVANICVHYTAASAALRWYKVVLPVDAISALAPFDMESALRQVSFLFRGILTRSDGIVAHASP; this is translated from the coding sequence ATGTCCGCTCGAACGGTCGAAGTGCCCGAGTACACCGTGACGCCCAGGGTCGAGCTCGACCCGGAACGCACGGCCCTGGTCGTCGTGGACATGCAAAACGACTTCTGCCGGCCTGAGGGGAAGCTCTTCGTGCCCGACGCGCCGCGCACCGTCGGGGCCATCGCCCGCCTGCTCGAGCTCGCCCGATCCCACCACATGCCCGTCTTCTTCACCCAGGACTGGCACCGCCCGGGAGATCCCGAGTTCGCCATCTGGGGCGAGCACGTGCTGGAAGACACCTGGGGTGCCCGCATCATCGACGAGCTGGCGCCGCGACCGGGCGAGCGCGTGATCCGCAAGGTGCGCTACGACGCTTTTTACGGGACGAGCCTGGACCACGACCTGCGCCTGGCGGGAGCCGACACCCTCATCATCTGCGGCACGGTCGCCAATATCTGCGTGCACTACACGGCCGCGAGCGCGGCGCTGCGATGGTACAAGGTCGTGCTCCCGGTCGACGCGATCTCGGCGCTGGCGCCTTTCGACATGGAGTCCGCGCTGCGCCAGGTGTCGTTCCTGTTCAGGGGGATCTTGACGCGCTCGGACGGCATCGTGGCCCACGCGTCGCCTTGA
- a CDS encoding diacylglycerol/lipid kinase family protein: MKSELLFIVNPVAGHGRSMRVFSRLESVMDQVAGLKRLVWLTRGPGHALELARRAALEGYDRIVAVGGDGTVHEAINGLMGLKPEILNRVSFGVVPAGSGNDFSRNLGIPTDVGALATLLASGSSGLADVGTVNGHYFANVAGVGFDAEVARMANRVPKLVPGTLTYVTCALAQLAVYRNAAVRLTLDGQVLERRALLVAVGNGARYAGGMTICPGARMDDGVFRVVVAGDLSRAQVLQVLPQVFPGRHVAHPLVEVWDAREVHVEADRPLSIQADGEVIGTVPATFRLLPRALPVIGLRTPEPGGADAELREAEGAREPAPETEASAPAADPAGPRAEREPAKREPASEPGRNPAFPQSSDEDSLPGGGNGYFERRRRRDSA; this comes from the coding sequence ATGAAAAGTGAGCTCCTCTTCATCGTCAACCCGGTGGCGGGGCACGGGCGTTCCATGCGGGTGTTCTCGCGCCTCGAGTCCGTCATGGACCAGGTGGCGGGCCTCAAGCGGCTCGTGTGGCTCACCCGGGGTCCCGGCCACGCGTTGGAGCTGGCCCGCCGGGCAGCGCTCGAAGGTTACGACCGGATCGTGGCCGTGGGCGGGGACGGCACGGTGCACGAGGCGATCAACGGCCTGATGGGTTTGAAACCCGAGATTCTCAACCGGGTCAGCTTCGGAGTGGTGCCGGCCGGCTCGGGCAACGACTTCTCCCGCAACCTCGGCATCCCCACCGACGTGGGCGCCCTTGCCACGCTGCTCGCCAGCGGGTCGAGCGGGCTGGCCGACGTGGGCACGGTCAACGGGCACTACTTCGCCAACGTGGCCGGCGTTGGCTTCGATGCCGAGGTGGCCCGCATGGCCAACCGGGTGCCCAAGCTGGTGCCCGGGACCTTGACCTACGTGACGTGTGCCCTCGCGCAGCTGGCCGTCTACCGCAACGCCGCCGTGCGCCTCACGCTCGACGGGCAGGTGCTGGAGCGGCGGGCCCTGCTCGTCGCGGTGGGAAACGGGGCTCGCTACGCCGGAGGCATGACCATCTGCCCGGGAGCACGCATGGACGACGGCGTGTTCCGGGTGGTGGTGGCCGGCGACCTCTCCCGCGCCCAGGTGCTCCAGGTGCTACCCCAGGTGTTTCCCGGGCGGCACGTCGCGCATCCCCTGGTGGAGGTATGGGACGCCCGAGAGGTGCACGTGGAGGCCGACCGCCCCCTTTCCATCCAGGCCGACGGCGAGGTGATCGGTACCGTTCCGGCGACCTTCCGCCTGCTGCCGAGGGCTCTGCCCGTGATCGGGCTGCGTACTCCCGAGCCCGGCGGGGCTGACGCGGAGCTCCGAGAGGCCGAGGGTGCCCGAGAGCCGGCGCCGGAGACGGAGGCTTCGGCTCCTGCCGCGGATCCGGCAGGTCCGAGGGCCGAGCGTGAGCCTGCAAAGCGCGAGCCGGCCTCCGAGCCGGGGCGCAATCCTGCCTTCCCGCAATCAAGCGACGAGGACTCGCTGCCCGGGGGCGGCAACGGGTATTTCGAGCGGCGCCGCCGGCGTGACAGCGCGTGA
- a CDS encoding NAD(P)/FAD-dependent oxidoreductase, whose protein sequence is MGEPRPSRELRRVVIAGNGVAGTLAAETLRKERPDLDVQVVAEEPYPLYNRVALPRLLRGDLPEQRVFMRDPEHHLRMGYAIHFATRIVRVDAAERVVYTSGEREDVLPFDALIVATGGRPSPLRVPGAEPRPEGLVYFQTLDDTRHILDLISRARRAVTVGGSYIAYELTEGLRRRGLEVTWLMRGPHFLRRVLEEQGGLLVDRIAADHGVEVIHGEEVASLVVQGGAVRGVVTTAGRTLEAQVVACGLGLTFSTELLQGSGVEIGKGVRTDETLATNVPGIYAAGDVAEFFDAFLERHHTMGTWDNASTHGRLAALNVLGANQPLREVPSYTSTLFDSTLYVLGLTPEYDPGLESVVRVDMGQRQYRRLFFRGEHLVGAVMIGDRGGRRILKQMIRNREKVPEADRTALLSVQ, encoded by the coding sequence GTGGGAGAGCCGCGCCCTTCTCGGGAGTTGAGGCGCGTCGTGATCGCCGGCAACGGCGTGGCGGGCACTCTGGCAGCCGAGACGCTGCGCAAGGAGCGGCCCGATCTGGATGTCCAGGTCGTCGCCGAGGAGCCATACCCCCTGTACAATCGCGTGGCGCTGCCACGCCTGTTGCGCGGGGACCTGCCCGAGCAGCGGGTTTTCATGCGGGACCCCGAGCACCACCTCCGGATGGGGTATGCCATTCACTTCGCGACCCGCATCGTGAGGGTCGACGCGGCCGAGCGCGTCGTGTACACCTCGGGCGAGCGGGAGGACGTGCTGCCCTTCGACGCGCTCATCGTGGCTACGGGCGGGAGGCCCAGCCCGTTACGGGTGCCCGGCGCCGAGCCGCGTCCCGAGGGGCTGGTCTACTTCCAGACCCTGGACGACACCCGTCACATCCTGGATCTGATCTCCCGGGCCCGGCGTGCGGTGACGGTCGGCGGGAGCTACATCGCGTACGAGCTGACCGAGGGGCTGCGCCGGCGCGGGCTCGAGGTGACGTGGCTCATGCGGGGGCCCCATTTCCTGCGCCGGGTCCTGGAGGAGCAGGGTGGGCTCCTCGTGGACCGGATCGCTGCCGACCACGGCGTCGAGGTCATCCACGGGGAGGAGGTCGCCAGCCTGGTGGTGCAGGGCGGGGCGGTCAGGGGCGTCGTGACCACCGCCGGCCGTACCCTGGAGGCCCAGGTCGTGGCGTGCGGGCTCGGCCTCACCTTCTCCACGGAGTTGTTGCAGGGGTCGGGCGTCGAGATCGGCAAGGGGGTTCGCACCGACGAGACGCTCGCCACCAACGTTCCGGGCATCTACGCCGCGGGCGACGTGGCCGAGTTTTTCGACGCGTTCTTGGAGCGCCACCACACCATGGGCACGTGGGACAACGCCTCGACGCACGGGCGGCTGGCGGCGCTCAACGTGCTGGGGGCCAACCAGCCCCTTCGCGAGGTCCCGAGCTACACCAGTACGCTGTTCGACTCGACCCTGTACGTCCTGGGCCTCACCCCCGAGTACGACCCGGGCCTGGAGTCCGTCGTGCGGGTGGATATGGGACAGAGGCAGTACCGGCGCCTCTTCTTTCGGGGAGAGCACCTGGTCGGGGCCGTGATGATCGGCGACCGCGGCGGCCGGCGCATCCTGAAACAGATGATCCGCAACCGGGAGAAGGTGCCCGAGGCGGACCGCACGGCCCTCTTGTCGGTGCAGTGA
- a CDS encoding S1C family serine protease produces MAWDEEAGGRADAAGAEDLLDAFSRAVTRAVKLVGPSVVRISTRAEAQPFYGPWPSQREGVGSAVIVDPEGLAVTNDHVVAGASELHAVLQDGRAVAARVLGRDPSHDLALLRLEGKGFPAAQLGSSEDLRVGQLVVAIGNPLGLQATVTTGVVSALHRALRTPAGIMDELIQTDASINPGNSGGPLVDGRGRVVGINTARVAGAQGIGFAVPVSRVRDLLVRFGRTGEAGAGYLGIQAVSQYLEDGSLGALVLQVVEGSPAWRAGIQPMDVIRAVDGKPAEGHDGLRALLAKRAAGERVELEIERSGRLLRVGLVLGHLGEVAPGR; encoded by the coding sequence ATGGCCTGGGACGAGGAGGCCGGCGGCCGCGCCGACGCGGCCGGCGCCGAGGATCTCCTGGACGCTTTCTCGAGAGCGGTCACCCGGGCGGTGAAGCTCGTGGGGCCCTCGGTGGTGCGGATCTCCACGCGCGCGGAAGCGCAGCCCTTCTACGGGCCGTGGCCCTCGCAGCGGGAGGGCGTCGGGTCGGCGGTGATCGTCGACCCCGAGGGGCTGGCGGTCACCAACGATCACGTCGTGGCGGGGGCGTCCGAGCTCCATGCGGTCCTTCAGGACGGCCGGGCCGTGGCCGCCCGCGTGCTGGGGCGCGACCCTTCGCACGACCTGGCGCTGCTCAGGCTCGAGGGCAAGGGCTTCCCTGCCGCGCAGCTGGGCTCTTCGGAGGACTTGCGCGTGGGCCAGCTCGTCGTCGCCATCGGCAACCCCCTGGGGCTGCAGGCGACGGTCACGACCGGAGTGGTCAGCGCGCTGCACCGCGCCTTGAGGACTCCGGCAGGGATCATGGACGAGCTCATCCAGACCGACGCCTCCATCAACCCGGGCAACTCGGGCGGGCCTCTCGTCGACGGGCGCGGCCGGGTGGTCGGGATCAACACGGCCAGGGTCGCCGGCGCGCAGGGGATCGGCTTTGCCGTGCCCGTCTCCCGGGTGAGGGACCTCCTGGTGCGCTTCGGCCGCACGGGCGAGGCCGGGGCGGGTTACCTCGGGATCCAGGCGGTCAGCCAGTACCTCGAAGACGGGAGCCTGGGCGCCCTGGTGCTCCAGGTCGTCGAGGGAAGCCCGGCCTGGCGGGCCGGGATCCAACCCATGGACGTGATCCGGGCGGTCGACGGCAAGCCGGCCGAAGGCCACGACGGCTTGCGCGCCCTGCTCGCAAAGCGGGCCGCAGGGGAGCGGGTCGAGCTGGAGATCGAGCGGTCCGGCCGGCTGCTTCGCGTCGGCCTGGTGCTGGGGCACCTCGGGGAGGTGGCGCCGGGGCGATGA
- a CDS encoding Sapep family Mn(2+)-dependent dipeptidase: MTAPSAMDPVEQAAGAWLQAHDAELVDFAVRLIRIESVEGPASPGRPFGSGVAEALGLVVSVGDRLGLETLDVDGYAVHARWGPPGEDVGVLTHVDVVPAGEGWSVPPFGGIIRDGRLVGRGAIDDKGPTAAALFALASLVAVGAPVRRGLRLIVGGDEETGFQCVRHYFRRHPYPALAFAPDALFPVVFAEKGVLDLTLGGELPAGPLVRLVGGQRPNVVPDRATAWLELPPGHDAGRWLEAIRSAATRYRARIEASAAPDGRIVVESYGVATHGSTPEKGINAASQLLGCLVDGDGDGLLDPTGALRFIARAGKGLHGQGLGIAERDDVSGPLTVNLGVLRLEGGELRATFNVRYPVAIARADGLVARVRERASEAGLQVLRADDDPPHHVPRDSFLVRTLLEVYRRETGDDETPPLAIGGGTYARAIPGGVAYGPVLPFSGVVPHEKDESIELDHLRKLARIYAAALWALAR, from the coding sequence ATGACGGCGCCATCAGCGATGGATCCCGTGGAACAGGCCGCCGGAGCCTGGCTCCAGGCTCACGACGCGGAGCTCGTGGACTTCGCGGTTCGCCTGATCCGGATCGAGTCCGTGGAGGGGCCTGCCTCCCCGGGCCGGCCGTTCGGATCGGGGGTGGCCGAGGCCCTGGGACTGGTCGTGAGCGTGGGCGACCGGTTAGGGCTCGAAACGCTCGACGTCGACGGCTATGCGGTGCATGCGCGCTGGGGCCCGCCGGGCGAAGACGTCGGGGTGCTGACCCACGTGGATGTGGTGCCGGCCGGGGAGGGCTGGAGCGTGCCGCCGTTCGGAGGGATCATCCGCGACGGGCGGCTGGTGGGCCGGGGCGCCATCGACGACAAAGGGCCGACGGCCGCCGCGTTGTTCGCGCTGGCGTCGCTGGTGGCGGTGGGGGCGCCGGTGCGGCGCGGCCTGCGGCTGATCGTCGGGGGTGACGAGGAGACCGGGTTTCAGTGCGTGCGCCATTACTTCCGGCGCCATCCCTATCCGGCCTTGGCGTTTGCGCCGGACGCCCTGTTCCCGGTGGTCTTCGCGGAGAAAGGGGTCCTGGATCTGACGCTGGGGGGCGAGCTCCCCGCAGGGCCCCTGGTACGCCTGGTGGGCGGGCAGCGACCCAACGTCGTGCCCGACCGGGCCACCGCCTGGCTGGAGCTGCCTCCCGGCCATGACGCCGGCCGGTGGCTCGAGGCGATACGGTCCGCGGCCACCCGCTATCGCGCCCGCATCGAAGCATCGGCCGCCCCGGACGGCCGGATCGTGGTGGAAAGTTACGGGGTCGCCACCCACGGCAGCACGCCGGAGAAGGGGATCAACGCGGCCTCCCAGCTCCTGGGCTGCCTGGTGGACGGCGACGGGGATGGCCTGCTGGACCCCACCGGCGCGCTGCGGTTCATAGCCCGGGCGGGGAAAGGGTTGCACGGGCAGGGTCTGGGAATCGCCGAAAGGGACGACGTCTCGGGCCCGCTGACGGTCAACCTGGGCGTCTTGCGGCTCGAGGGAGGCGAGCTGCGGGCCACCTTCAACGTCCGCTATCCCGTGGCCATTGCCAGGGCGGACGGCCTGGTGGCCAGAGTGCGTGAACGGGCGTCCGAGGCAGGCCTGCAGGTGCTGCGGGCGGACGACGACCCGCCTCACCACGTACCCCGGGATAGCTTCCTCGTACGCACGCTGCTCGAGGTCTACCGGAGGGAGACCGGCGACGACGAGACACCGCCCCTGGCCATCGGTGGGGGGACCTACGCCCGGGCGATACCGGGGGGCGTGGCGTACGGGCCGGTGCTGCCCTTCTCGGGGGTGGTGCCGCACGAGAAGGACGAGAGCATCGAGCTCGACCACTTGCGCAAGCTGGCCCGGATCTATGCGGCGGCCCTCTGGGCCCTGGCACGCTGA
- a CDS encoding S1C family serine protease translates to MERWKRSARWRRLSGLALLAMLSFLAGAFLTTNVLDVHLWAQSSPAPPVAPSASAPASDAVLVQAPGIGNPYLLADIAEQVSPAVVFVQAKFPKPQVVQDPFFEFWFGPMPAPQAPVSAGTGFIISEDGYILTNQHVVGSVGDNQKLTVKLDVPNFTAEVPAKLVGSSFSLDLAVLKIDKPKGLDRLPVVKLGDSDKTRPGEWVIAIGNPYGEQLEHTVTVGVVSAKGRQIEVPDQEAGRMRRYENLLQTDAAINPGNSGGPLVNIRGEVIGINTAINAQGQNIGFAIPINAAKKVLNDLITRGGIQVVRPYMGVGLEDLTPRMSGYLGLPDTDGALVNQVEPGSPADKAGLKVYDVIQRMGQARIRSANDVISELGKYKPKQQVPLQVWRDGRTVTLVVELGERTVQD, encoded by the coding sequence ATGGAGCGATGGAAGCGGTCGGCCCGGTGGCGCCGGCTCTCCGGGCTCGCGCTGCTGGCGATGCTCAGTTTCCTGGCAGGAGCGTTCCTGACCACCAACGTGCTGGACGTGCACCTGTGGGCGCAGAGTTCGCCTGCGCCTCCGGTCGCGCCGAGCGCATCTGCGCCGGCTTCGGATGCCGTCCTGGTGCAGGCGCCGGGTATCGGTAACCCCTATCTGCTCGCGGACATCGCCGAGCAGGTGAGCCCGGCGGTCGTCTTCGTGCAGGCCAAGTTCCCGAAGCCGCAGGTCGTGCAGGATCCGTTCTTCGAGTTCTGGTTCGGGCCCATGCCCGCCCCGCAAGCGCCGGTCAGTGCCGGAACGGGGTTCATCATCTCCGAGGACGGTTACATCCTGACCAACCAGCACGTCGTGGGCAGCGTCGGGGATAACCAGAAGCTCACCGTGAAGTTGGACGTTCCCAACTTCACGGCGGAGGTGCCGGCCAAGCTGGTCGGCTCGAGCTTCAGCCTCGACCTGGCGGTGCTCAAGATCGACAAGCCCAAGGGGCTCGACCGGCTCCCGGTCGTCAAGCTCGGGGACTCGGACAAGACCCGCCCCGGGGAGTGGGTCATCGCCATCGGCAACCCGTACGGCGAGCAGCTGGAGCATACCGTGACGGTGGGCGTGGTGAGCGCCAAGGGCCGCCAGATCGAGGTACCCGACCAGGAAGCCGGCCGGATGCGGCGTTACGAAAACCTGCTGCAGACCGACGCCGCCATCAACCCCGGCAATTCGGGCGGTCCGCTGGTCAACATCCGGGGTGAGGTCATCGGCATCAACACGGCCATCAACGCCCAGGGGCAAAACATCGGCTTCGCCATCCCCATCAACGCCGCCAAGAAGGTGCTCAACGACCTCATCACCCGGGGCGGCATCCAGGTGGTACGCCCGTACATGGGCGTCGGCCTGGAGGACCTGACCCCGAGGATGTCCGGCTACCTGGGGCTGCCCGATACCGACGGCGCGCTGGTCAACCAGGTGGAGCCGGGATCGCCGGCGGACAAGGCAGGGCTCAAAGTCTACGACGTCATCCAGCGCATGGGCCAGGCGCGCATCCGGTCTGCCAACGATGTCATTTCGGAACTCGGCAAGTACAAGCCCAAGCAGCAGGTCCCCTTGCAGGTGTGGCGGGACGGGCGCACGGTCACCCTGGTGGTCGAGCTCGGCGAACGCACCGTTCAGGATTGA
- a CDS encoding LysM peptidoglycan-binding domain-containing protein: protein MYQANLQRPPGGQPCPHCPDTAPGQTASAADVWGAYAGGRVPATCPPGFQGRYTVQPGDTMWLIAQRLGVNIDALIAANSHIPNPAALFPGDVLCVPGAPPRPPCRVPAGCPNGFVRYTVVAGDTMFTLARRFGIPLSQLIAVNPHIPDPSLLFPCDVLCVPATVSCPPGFRTYTVQPGDSMFSIARRFGITLDALVAANPQIPNPNVLFPGDVLCVPQAPACPPGSQVYTVRPGDTMFTIAQRFGVSLDALIAANPQIPNPAQIFAGDVLCIPPPSMSATAAPPGAPETAGEESPSRSQAAEPAG, encoded by the coding sequence TTGTACCAGGCCAACCTGCAACGCCCTCCCGGCGGCCAACCCTGTCCCCATTGCCCCGACACGGCTCCCGGTCAAACCGCGTCGGCCGCCGACGTGTGGGGAGCTTACGCGGGAGGCCGCGTGCCGGCCACGTGCCCGCCCGGCTTCCAGGGACGCTACACGGTCCAGCCGGGGGACACCATGTGGCTCATCGCCCAGCGCCTGGGGGTCAACATCGACGCCCTGATCGCCGCCAACTCCCACATCCCCAACCCGGCCGCCCTCTTCCCCGGAGACGTGCTGTGCGTCCCCGGAGCGCCGCCGCGGCCGCCCTGCCGCGTGCCGGCCGGTTGTCCGAACGGGTTCGTCCGCTACACGGTGGTCGCCGGCGATACCATGTTCACCCTGGCCCGACGGTTCGGCATCCCGCTCAGCCAGCTCATCGCCGTCAACCCGCACATCCCCGACCCGTCGCTCCTGTTCCCGTGCGACGTGCTCTGCGTCCCGGCAACGGTCAGCTGCCCGCCGGGCTTCCGGACCTACACGGTCCAGCCAGGGGACAGCATGTTCAGCATCGCGCGGCGATTCGGCATCACGCTGGACGCGCTCGTCGCGGCCAACCCGCAGATCCCCAACCCCAACGTGCTGTTCCCGGGAGACGTGCTTTGCGTCCCGCAAGCCCCTGCATGCCCGCCGGGCTCTCAAGTCTACACGGTGCGACCGGGCGACACGATGTTCACCATCGCACAGCGCTTCGGCGTGAGCCTGGACGCGCTGATCGCGGCCAACCCGCAAATCCCCAATCCGGCGCAGATCTTCGCCGGCGACGTCCTGTGCATCCCGCCGCCGTCCATGTCCGCCACGGCGGCGCCGCCCGGTGCTCCCGAGACGGCGGGAGAGGAGTCGCCCTCCCGCTCCCAGGCCGCCGAGCCGGCCGGCTGA
- a CDS encoding cob(I)yrinic acid a,c-diamide adenosyltransferase has protein sequence MKAGGSRIYTRTGDAGETSLLGPRRVRKDDLRVEAYGCIDELNAHLGLCVAQARSAGALDDVIGALEQVQRDLFAVGAELAVDSGQRMPEGLPLLDGARVAEMERLIDALQSELPALTQFILPGGSAAGAALHVARTVARRAERQVVALAGRDKVRPEVLAYLNRLSDLLFVMARAANRRGGVGDVPWRR, from the coding sequence ATGAAGGCCGGGGGTTCGCGCATCTACACTCGTACGGGTGATGCCGGGGAGACGAGTCTTCTCGGTCCACGCCGGGTGCGCAAGGACGATCTGCGGGTCGAGGCGTACGGGTGCATCGACGAGCTCAACGCGCACCTGGGGCTTTGCGTGGCCCAAGCCCGGAGCGCCGGGGCGCTCGACGACGTGATCGGCGCGCTGGAGCAGGTCCAGCGGGACCTCTTCGCCGTGGGAGCCGAGCTGGCCGTCGACAGCGGCCAGCGCATGCCCGAGGGGCTGCCGCTCCTGGACGGCGCCCGGGTCGCCGAGATGGAAAGGCTCATCGACGCGCTCCAGTCGGAGCTGCCTGCGCTCACCCAGTTCATCCTGCCCGGCGGGTCGGCCGCCGGCGCCGCCCTGCACGTCGCCCGCACGGTGGCCCGGCGGGCCGAACGGCAGGTGGTGGCCCTCGCGGGCCGGGATAAGGTGCGTCCCGAGGTGCTCGCGTACCTCAACCGATTGTCGGACCTGCTGTTCGTCATGGCCCGCGCGGCCAACCGCCGGGGAGGCGTGGGCGACGTACCCTGGCGCCGGTGA